One Anabas testudineus chromosome 15, fAnaTes1.2, whole genome shotgun sequence genomic window carries:
- the akt3a gene encoding v-akt murine thymoma viral oncogene homolog 3a isoform X1 — translation MSDVTIVREGWLQKRGEYIKNWRPRYFLLKTDGSFIGYKEKPQDADLPYPLNNFSVAKCQLMKTERPKPNTFIIRCLQWTTVIERTFHVDSPDERDEWTEAIQMVADKLQRQEEERIQCSPTSNIDNMVEEEMDISTTHHKRKTMSDFDYLKLLGKGTFGKVILVREKASGKYYAMKILKKEVIIAKDEVAHTLTESRVLKNTRHPFLTSLKYSFQTKDRLCFVMEYVNGGELFFHLSRERVFSEERTRFYGAEIVSALDYLHSAKIVYRDLKLENLMLDKDGHIKITDFGLCKENITDAATMKTFCGTPEYLAPEVLEDNDYGRAVDWWGLGVVTYEMMCGRLPFYNQDHEKLFELILMEDIKLPRTLSTDAKSLLSGLLIKDPNKRLGGGPDDAKEIMRHSFFSGVEWQDVYDKKLIPPFKPQVTSETDTRYFDEEFTAQTITITPPEKFDEDGMDCLDNERRPHFPQFSYSASGRE, via the exons GTGAATACATAAAGAACTGGCGACCACGTTACTTCCTGTTGAAGACAGACGGCTCTTTCATCGGCTACAAAGAGAAACCTCAGGACGCAGACCTGCCCTACCCCCTAAATAACTTCTCAGTAGCAA AATGTCAGCTGATGAAGACGGAGAGGCCGAAGCCAAACACTTTCATCATACGCTGCCTCCAATGGACCACCGTCATTGAAAGGACCTTCCATGTGGACTCTCCTGATGAGAG AGATGAGTGGACAGAGGCCATCCAGATGGTAGCTGACAAGCTGCAGAGACAAGAAGAGGAAAGGATCCAGTGCAGCCCAACTTCCAACATCGACAACATGGttgaggaggagatggacatCTCCACCACACACCACAAACGCAAA ACAATGAGTGACTTTGACTACCTGAAGCTGCTGGGAAAAGGAACCTTTGGCAAAGTGATTCTTGTTCGAGAGAAGGCCAGCGGGAAGTATTACGCCATGAAAATCCTTAAAAAAGAAGTAATTATAGCCAAG GATGAAGtggctcacacactcacagagagcAGGGTACTGAAAAACACCAGACACCCGTTCCTCACT TCATTAAAGTATTCATTCCAGACTAAAGATCGCCTTTGTTTCGTCATGGAGTATGTGAATGGAGGAGAG ctgtttttccatttgtccaGAGAGCGGGTGTTCTCAGAGGAGCGCACACGCTTCTACGGCGCAGAGATCGTCTCAGCTCTTGACTATCTGCATTCAGCCAAGATTGTGTATCGGGACCTCAAG TTGGAAAACCTGATGTTGGATAAAGACGGCCATATTAAGATCACTGATTTTGGCCTCTGCAAGGAGAATATAACAGACGCTGCTACCATGAAAACCTTCTGTGGCACTCCAGAGTACCTTGCACCTGAG GTCCTGGAGGACAACGACTATGGTCGGGCGGTAGACTGGTGGGGCTTAGGGGTGGTGACGTACGAGATGATGTGTGGCCGACTGCCGTTCTACAACCAGGATCACGAGAAGCTGTTTGAGCTCATCCTCATGGAAGACATCAAGTTACCGCGCACGCTGTCCACTGACGCCAAGTCTCTGCTGTCCGGCCTGCTCATCAAAGACCCCAACAAACG GCTTGGTGGAGGACCAGATGATGCTAAAGAAATAATGAGACACAGTTTCTTCTCTGGTGTTGAATGGCAGGATGTCTATGATAAAAAG CTCATCCCTCCCTTCAAGCCTCAGGTGACGTCGGAGACAGACACCAGATACTTCGATGAGGAGTTCACAGCCCAGACCATCACAATCACTCCACCAGAGAAAT
- the LOC113158539 gene encoding uncharacterized protein LOC113158539: MKCSDKSSKLYRLNPFLDEKDILRVGGRLEHAALHPHIKHPVILPKTSHISRLLIEHYHQRVQHQGRGITLNELRSNGIWILGGSHAVSSCIHECVKCRKFRRPTETQKMADLPLERMETTPPFTYCGMDCFGPFYVKEGRKELKRYGLLFTCLCSRAVHIELLDDMTADAFINALRAFIALRGNVRQLQSDQGTNFVGARRQFLEAVKEMDQDGLKQLGCEFVMNTPSASHMGGAWERQIRTVRNVLMSILDQSSRKLDSSSLRTYLYEVMAIINSRPLTAHLLNDPAGPQPLTPNHLLTMKSSIVLPPPGEFVREDLYLRKRWRKVQYLANEFWSRWKKEYLLNQQQRQKWHKGRRNAKINDIVLVQDDNAPRNEWKLAKVTEVYPGKDGCVRKLQLLISDRALDEQGKRVTKPVYLERPIHKTVTLLEAE, encoded by the coding sequence ATGAAGTGTAGTGACAAAAGTAGTAAACTTTACAGACTGAATCCCTTTTTGGATGAGAAAGACATCCTCAGAGTGGGGGGTCGTCTGGAGCATGCTGCTTTGCACCCACACATCAAACATCCGGTGATTTTGCCAAAGACCAGTCACATATCAAGATTGCTGATTGAACATTATCATCAACGAGTTCAGCACCAAGGTCGTGGCATAACGCTTAACGAACTACGATCCAATGGTATTTGGATACTTGGTGGCAGTCATGCGGTATCATCCTGCATTCATGAGTGTGTTAAGTGTAGGAAGTTCAGAAGacctacagaaacacaaaaaatggcAGACTTACCATTGGAACGCATGGAGACAACTCCTCCTTTTACTTATTGTGGTATGGACTGTTTCGGCCCATTCTACGTcaaggagggaagaaaggagTTGAAGCGATATGGTCTGTTATTCACTTGCTTGTGTTCTCGTGCAGTGCACATAGAGTTGCTTGATGATATGACAGCTGATGCTTTTATCAATGCTCTGCGTGCTTTCATTGCTCTAAGAGGGAATGTCCGACAACTTCAATCTGATCAGGGTACTAACTTTGTTGGTGCAAGACGTCAGTTCTTAGAAGCTGTAAAAGAAATGGACCAAGACGGCCTTAAGCAACTAGGCTGTGAATTCGTCATGAACACTCCGTCTGCAAGCCACATGGGTGGAGCTTGGGAAAGACAAATCAGGACAGTAAGAAATGTGTTGATGTCCATTCTGGATCAGTCATCTCGCAAACTTGATAGTTCGTCATTGCGAACTTACCTTTATGAGGTTATGGCAATCATAAACAGCAGACCTTTAACGGCACACCTTCTCAATGATCCAGCAGGACCACAACCTCTTACACCTAACCACCTTCTGACCATGAAATCTTCTATTGTCTTGCCACCACCTGGAGAGTTTGTAAGGGAAGACCTTTATCTTCGCaaaagatggaggaaagtgCAATACTTGGCCAATGAATTTTGGTCTAGATGGAAGAAAGAATATCTCTTGAACcagcaacagagacaaaaatggCATAAAGGTCGTAGAAATGCAAAGATCAATGACATAGTGCTTGTGCAAGATGACAATGCACCTCGAAATGAATGGAAGTTGGCTAAGGTCACTGAAGTATATCCTGGTAAAGATGGATGTGTGAGAAAGCTTCAGTTGTTGATTAGTGACAGAGCACTGGATGAGCAAGGGAAGCGTGTTACTAAACCTGTTTACTTGGAAAGGCCTATTCATAAGACTGTAACCTTACTTGAAGCTGAGTAA
- the akt3a gene encoding v-akt murine thymoma viral oncogene homolog 3a isoform X2: MKTERPKPNTFIIRCLQWTTVIERTFHVDSPDERDEWTEAIQMVADKLQRQEEERIQCSPTSNIDNMVEEEMDISTTHHKRKTMSDFDYLKLLGKGTFGKVILVREKASGKYYAMKILKKEVIIAKDEVAHTLTESRVLKNTRHPFLTSLKYSFQTKDRLCFVMEYVNGGELFFHLSRERVFSEERTRFYGAEIVSALDYLHSAKIVYRDLKLENLMLDKDGHIKITDFGLCKENITDAATMKTFCGTPEYLAPEVLEDNDYGRAVDWWGLGVVTYEMMCGRLPFYNQDHEKLFELILMEDIKLPRTLSTDAKSLLSGLLIKDPNKRLGGGPDDAKEIMRHSFFSGVEWQDVYDKKLIPPFKPQVTSETDTRYFDEEFTAQTITITPPEKFDEDGMDCLDNERRPHFPQFSYSASGRE; the protein is encoded by the exons ATGAAGACGGAGAGGCCGAAGCCAAACACTTTCATCATACGCTGCCTCCAATGGACCACCGTCATTGAAAGGACCTTCCATGTGGACTCTCCTGATGAGAG AGATGAGTGGACAGAGGCCATCCAGATGGTAGCTGACAAGCTGCAGAGACAAGAAGAGGAAAGGATCCAGTGCAGCCCAACTTCCAACATCGACAACATGGttgaggaggagatggacatCTCCACCACACACCACAAACGCAAA ACAATGAGTGACTTTGACTACCTGAAGCTGCTGGGAAAAGGAACCTTTGGCAAAGTGATTCTTGTTCGAGAGAAGGCCAGCGGGAAGTATTACGCCATGAAAATCCTTAAAAAAGAAGTAATTATAGCCAAG GATGAAGtggctcacacactcacagagagcAGGGTACTGAAAAACACCAGACACCCGTTCCTCACT TCATTAAAGTATTCATTCCAGACTAAAGATCGCCTTTGTTTCGTCATGGAGTATGTGAATGGAGGAGAG ctgtttttccatttgtccaGAGAGCGGGTGTTCTCAGAGGAGCGCACACGCTTCTACGGCGCAGAGATCGTCTCAGCTCTTGACTATCTGCATTCAGCCAAGATTGTGTATCGGGACCTCAAG TTGGAAAACCTGATGTTGGATAAAGACGGCCATATTAAGATCACTGATTTTGGCCTCTGCAAGGAGAATATAACAGACGCTGCTACCATGAAAACCTTCTGTGGCACTCCAGAGTACCTTGCACCTGAG GTCCTGGAGGACAACGACTATGGTCGGGCGGTAGACTGGTGGGGCTTAGGGGTGGTGACGTACGAGATGATGTGTGGCCGACTGCCGTTCTACAACCAGGATCACGAGAAGCTGTTTGAGCTCATCCTCATGGAAGACATCAAGTTACCGCGCACGCTGTCCACTGACGCCAAGTCTCTGCTGTCCGGCCTGCTCATCAAAGACCCCAACAAACG GCTTGGTGGAGGACCAGATGATGCTAAAGAAATAATGAGACACAGTTTCTTCTCTGGTGTTGAATGGCAGGATGTCTATGATAAAAAG CTCATCCCTCCCTTCAAGCCTCAGGTGACGTCGGAGACAGACACCAGATACTTCGATGAGGAGTTCACAGCCCAGACCATCACAATCACTCCACCAGAGAAAT